In the genome of Lathyrus oleraceus cultivar Zhongwan6 chromosome 4, CAAS_Psat_ZW6_1.0, whole genome shotgun sequence, the window ATAATCCAATTAATAAAATAAATCACACCACACGCAACACACAAATATcttaatatttaattaaaatattaaaataaaataggaTGCTACAATTTTCATTAACCTTTGTGTATGGAAGTAGGAGCTTTTTGAGGGTTTGCTTACCCTTATCCATGAGGATGTTTGTCGTGGTCGAGATGTTGCTTGGGTATGAAAGTCATACCAGATTAAGGGTTTCTTGGTTATTTCTACTTATGATAGCCTATTAGATTTGTGTAGGATCGGGTAAGATATGCCTAAGAGGGTTGTGCTAGGCTTATCTAGTGTTTGGAAGTGTTGAACGCCATCTAAAGTGGTGGTGTTCTCTTGACAACTCAATCGAAATAAGTTCTTGGCTATGAAGAATGTCCTAAGGTGCCAAATTGTGTCGGAGCCTAGTAATGGGTGTGTGTTAGGTTGGTGGAGTTGGCAGATAATCTTTTTGTTTTGCCATCTGGTATTGAGATTTTAAGTGGGTTGAGTGGCCGAGGTATCTGCCTCACTCGATTATAGGGTTTTTGAGATGTTACATGGTTTTAGTCTTGAAAAATAAGCTTCTTTAGCCTTGATCTTTGGTAGGGAAAACTTGAAAATAAGTTTTTGTGGTCTGGGTTATTTGGAAAATGTGAGATAATGTTATTTTTGGTAGAGAAAACTTGATGATTAGGGCttgtttgatttgattttgtaaaactgttttttagtttttaaaatttgaaaataagaaaatttgtttggtagtctaattttataaaattgtttttgAAAACTATTCTCTATTGAGagttttaaaaactaaaaaactaAAACAGGTTTTAGAGGTTTTGGTTTTTAGTTTTGGAAATTATGATGAGGAAAAAACAAGGAAAAATGGTACACTTTTTAAAACGATTTTTAAAAGTAGAATTACCaaacatgttttattttattgtttttcttcaaaactcttttaaaattgatttataaaatagtttttaaaaactatAAATTTTTCAATTTTTAGATTTTAGAAACCAAAAACAATTTCTCCAAACAAGtttttaacttttaaatttttaaaacgaTTTTTAAAAACAGAGCTACCAAACATATTTTATTCCATTAgtttttttaaaaacaattttttaaaactgatttataaaatcatttttaaaaatagaaaatcaaaactCAATCAAACGGGCCCTTAATCACTGAATATCTTTGATTATTAGTTTGACTTGGAAATCGATTTATGGTAATGCTTTAGATTATGCCATTTTCTAGTAGACCGGAAGCGAGACCTGCTTAATTGGTTAGGCAATTAGGGATTTGTTGTGGGGTTAGCTGCCCATTTTTTCTGTTTTGTGGTGATATTTGTGCCTACCTTCTTGCAACTTGTTCTCTCTGACTGTCTGTTTTTCCTTGTTGATTCATGATAGATTTCATAAGCTCTTGAATTACTTTTTTTCTCTTAGATGTTCGTTTTGGTCATTTTGACTTTTATGTTATTTTTCTCTTATTTAATACATTTTTGTCCTACTGTGTAATCACGACTGGTATTCTCTAAGCACTTGTTATACTTTTTGTTACTTTTGTACATTTGCTATTTTCCTTACCTTTTTTTCTGTTTGATTTTGTTTTTTTCTGATTGGTTGTGGTGTTTATTTATTGGTGACCTTTTATTTGTTTTCTTGATAATCCTCTATGTACTTCTTGTGCTTAAGGATTATTTGTATTTTGATAGTTTATACCTTTTctattaatatattattttatttttaaaaaaattagtTCATTGACTAGTTTTATAAATACAACAAATCAATCGGTCAACTTATTCAAAAAAAATTAACTAAATATATATAAGTTAATTTATTTATGATCAATACCAAAAGAAATATATATCCATAAATTATTAATAATTCAAATAATATAATAAGTTAATTTACTTATAATCAATCCCAGACAGAATATATATCCATAATATATTTTCTCTTCCGTGTGTGTTAAGTTTTTCTTCTTGTTGGACTTTTATTAATTGGTAAGAATGTTTAATTAGACCTTTTACTAGTAATCATTTTGGACTTGTTCAAAATGCATGGCATAGGGCTCTGGTGCAAATGGCCAAATAGGAATATtaaatttgtttatttttaaggTTGTGGTGTGAAGACTGAAGATATTTCAAAAGTCGTCATTTACTAGCAGCCTCAAATTATTCCAACTTAATTAGACTTAAAGATTAAAAGCCAAGTCCAATATTAGGAGTCATTTACTACGAAGTTACTCCCTATCTCTCTTTTCTCTTCTATAAAATCAATCAACAACCACATAACATACACACAAAAAAACAACCAAATCAAAACAAAAGAAACCTTTAGCTAGCTTAATCTCTCTTTTATTAAGATGAATAAAAAAAGCGAAAATGAAACCCTAAACACAGACACAACAACAGCTGCTATAAGTAGCATAAAAAACAGTAGCACTGGTGGAATTGGAAGCCTCATAAAACTACTCCCGACAGGGACAATATTCTTATTCCAATTCTTAAACCCTGTTGTCACCAACAGTGGTCACTGCAAAACCAGCAACAAGTACCTTACCTCAATTCTACTTCTTACATGCGGTTTCAATTGTTTCTTTTCAACTTTCACAGATAGTTACACAGGATCTGATAAAAAGAGACACTATGGCATTGTGACAACCAAGGGATTATGGCCTTCACCCGAGCCGACGAGTTCAGTTGACTTATCAAAGTATAGGCTTAGGGCTGGTGATTTTGTGCATGCTGCTTTGTCTTTGCTTATTTTTGCAATACTTGGACTTCTTGATACAAATACTGTCCACTGTTTTTACCCTTCTTTTGAGTCAACTCAGCAGCGTCTTCTGCAGGTTTTGCCTCCAGTTATTGGTGTGTTTGTTGGTTGGATATTTGTGATATTTCCACAACATAGACATGGAATTGGATATCCTGTTACTACAGATGATTCTCATGAATCATCCCGAATATCTAATAATACAGAGGAATCCCCACAAAATCCAACTCATAATGTTTAGGTCTTTCTAGGGTTTACAGTTTGTGTTGGTGTGTGAGTATCTTGTGTAAAACAATATCACAAATCATTCTGAAAGATAGATTTCACTATTTCAGTATTATCTTGTGCAAAATTTTGTATTTCACTATTCTCAAATCACAATCCTTAAATTGAATTAATTCAATTAGTTATTGAATTAAATCTAAATTAAAGATTATAATTTGGAATAagttaaaaataataattttgaAGTATGTTGAACCCCATTTTAAATTATAGTATGTAGATTGTATCTAATCTAATCGATAATTAAGTATAAATGTTAATTAATTATTAGATTAcattcaatttaaaaaaaaattttaaaaattattttaagaGTTAGTTGATTCtcacttttatatatatatatatatatatatatatatatatatatatatatatatatatatatatatatatatatatatatatatatatattcaggATCAAATGACACAAAGTGTCAAATTTAGTAATATGATCCCCCGATAATTTTTTAACCGCATATTCGTATAACAAATTTCACTGTTGGATTGAAAACTATTATCATATAGGTCAtatttataaaatttaatatcaatCGAAAATCATTTGGCATGTTAATAAGATAAATAAAACCGAACGTCTTACAAAACCTCATGAAAATCGTTAATTTTTATCGATCTCTTTAACCtaataaatgattttttttatgtAAAATTATATAGGTGTGATATAtatgataatatttttcaatCTAACAATGAATTTTACTATTCGGACATTAAACTAAGTTTGACACCTTCATGTCATTGGATTATGATCCAACGGTGAATTTTGTTATACGAGTATGAAGTGAAGAGTTAACAAAGGTGTTATGTTACTAAGTTTGACACACTTTGATGTcatttgatatatatatatatatatatatatatatatatatatatatatatatatatatatatatatatatatatatatatatatatatatatatatatatatatatctgtgtgtgtgtgtgtgtgtgtgcgtgtgtgtgtatgtgtgtgtgcgcgtgtgtgtgcgtgtgcgtgtgtgtgtgtgtgtgtaccTTCATGTCATTGGATTATGATCCAACGGTGAATTTTGTTATACGAGTATGAAGTGAAAAGTTAACAGAGGTGTTATGTTACTAAGTTTGACACACTTTGATGTcatttgatatatatatatatatatatatatatatatatatatatatatatatatgtgtgtgtgtgtgtgtgtgtgtgtgtgtgtgtgtgtgtgtgtgtgtgtgtgtgtgtgtgtgtgtgtgtgtgtgtgtgtgtgtgtgtgtgtgcgtgtgtgtgcgtgcgtgcgtgtgtgtgtatgtatgtgtgtgtgtgcgcgcgttAATGGGTTATGATCAAATGACATCAAGGTGTCAAACTTAGTAAGATGACACCTCTGATAACTATTTACCCCATACTCATATTACAAAATCAACAATTTGGTTGAAAactattatcatatagatcatgCCTATATAATTTCAcatcaattaaaaatcaattgAAATGTTAAAGAGAATAATAAAAATTAACGATTTTCATGAAGTTTTGTAGGAGGTTAGTTTTTATGCATCTCGTTGACATGTCAAATAATTtatgattgatgttaaattttatagacatgatctatatgataataacTTTCAATCCAACGATGAATTTTATTATACGTGCATAGGGTGAAGAGTTATTGAATGTGTCATGTTACTAAATTTGACACGTTAGTGGGGTTCAACTTACTCCAAGAGTAAGTTTTTTTAACTTACTCCAAATTATAGCCTTTAAATTGAATCTAATTTAGTGGTTATAAGTGCATAAAAACATCAAATTCGGTAAATCTTAGGCCAATCATAATAGTTAAACAAGTCAATCAGTCCAACAAAACAATCTATTTTGAAACCTCGTACCAAACAAACCTCTGGAGAGAGTCAATTGGAGGGAGGAATACACAACCACTTACAACAAAAGAAGGGAAGTCGTCTACCCAACACACGTCTAGATGCCTAACCACTTGAACTGGCACTGCTCTTAGTCTAACAAAGAATCTTCAAAACCCACAGTATGTCCATGAGCCCACTTCTACACCAAACTAATGATCAAGGTCATCTAATGATTAACCGACTCgaaaaataataattttatttcGCAAATTCCAAATAGTTCATAACATAAAATCAGATCGAGACCAAGGTTAAAGACGTCAACTTACGTTGACCCAGACCCTAGGTCAACACCAACATCCCTAAAATTGAATATTGCAAAGGCTCAGGGTGCTCACCCACTTAAACACTCTATACCAGATATCTGAGGCAACCTCACACAAGACAAAAAGATGACCAGACGACTCTACATGCCCCATGCACACTCCACACCTCGAATTAATAGAACCAAACATAATTTGTCTCCTTAAGAGATTCTACCTAGTCAATAACCTGTTCTGAATTAATTTCCAAGAGAACACTATGACTTTAGAAGGAGCCTAACTCTTCTAAATATTAGCAAGACCCTGCACCACCTTATCCGACTAGAACTAGCCAAAGCCAAAAGGCTATCATAAGCACATATTATTCAGAACCCCAATTTTAGAT includes:
- the LOC127073372 gene encoding protein DMP2, producing the protein MNKKSENETLNTDTTTAAISSIKNSSTGGIGSLIKLLPTGTIFLFQFLNPVVTNSGHCKTSNKYLTSILLLTCGFNCFFSTFTDSYTGSDKKRHYGIVTTKGLWPSPEPTSSVDLSKYRLRAGDFVHAALSLLIFAILGLLDTNTVHCFYPSFESTQQRLLQVLPPVIGVFVGWIFVIFPQHRHGIGYPVTTDDSHESSRISNNTEESPQNPTHNV